The following are from one region of the Colias croceus chromosome 4, ilColCroc2.1 genome:
- the LOC123691345 gene encoding uncharacterized protein LOC123691345 isoform X3, whose amino-acid sequence MLIYYSFDEMKKSVSLEKINGTEVISNVNSKTSRCNLSKIPSHNKRRPIKSSGQVCEHYQIIIRPKLHKSSSLSDLTPQTSDYSFDFFTTKNGCLCKHNRRYINIYENSGDTLEKYSRCLAESSYMSWNFKNKKMKKKIEMTPDTYAAKFAADFTYSGDHNASSYYAENSSTSSTDDATHQKMATFPFKPTPSGNLKVQSNQVVFQSSTVGVLLADPTQAKVKVKFEGKTTEELDDELNNLLTDNHDMNDEPNLQLQYGPRKSPNTQLHVKNVLEKNLNEKSRTETKNKELISMGYGQMEAIDWMHVQLPKKQELFQEFYRRVHNFINTDCIVHIGREEFHCHYMVLQIYSSFFNTNTQREIELPITDLEDQCWSFMENETIFDEDTAFVLYRKARIKNMTSVMELMVRRVKRFFLPLVASKDFLKLEAEEILTFLKSDYICVTSEIEVLMAGVRWLYGDWNLRKRFSVEVMRCVRFGLISPWQLVDIKRNPENAEILEIVNNPEVQQMVDDGLAYVIIKYWYGNNSKNYYHWIEVLGLSEPAERNWIGEEKNHVTYKEFLKYLEQFMVPKNQMYQQMAMMQPPRRSDDGPGSFRGKDQDKMEMRRPKIEIPSPATLMGLTDKDKFPGMSDLFNRKMRDSSPSRSPPATRSPPPMESTAPAQTTVHESTNKREIDRKQKPTIDEYRNAQECINASQYCQKEIQQIHVCDINTQITGQIYDPPEKDSTEELQSTNSDTTDTIGSSVTVNDTRKSQKRHSVAACYLAAALAGNRRDSQNPERRPQTSNATRPDVGTRPLTSQNIISPEASLFNQSKESLARANMNKLSTSILGPSNKNYIIDGSLFNWDRETVLVFGGIDPHTSYGVTGNTGKDIYRFDPVTNAWEYVGELPEPRHHHSVAFLRGRVFLVGGADPREDDLRGKSVVVSTVWSYEPVTRSWYSESGLAIPRKNFGLVVHKMALYAIGGQDKKGRVLRSVEKFDPKTGSWSEVRSMGVARMAVAAVKYREYIWVAGGMTGEKKKPVCKIVECYNSKTNEWTEIHSLRFPRCFATLFSMNDKLYIVGGAGKISDKDKTPSSVGDIDVWDWKDRQWKQETEMSIPRHGHALAYLGTQLIIIGGVTTIYMRALSNVESFCCERRAWIRGVASLPSPLSGHGAVTLPPASLM is encoded by the exons ATGTTAATATACTACTCGTTTGATGAAATGAAAAAGAGTGTTAGTCTAGAAAAG ATAAATGGCACTGAAGTAATTTCAAATGTAAATAGCAAGACTTCTAGATGTAATTTGTCtaa AATCCCGTCACATAACAAAAGGAGACCGATTAAATCGTCAGGGCAAGTTTGCGAacattatcaaattataataagacCAAAACTCCATAAAAGCAGTTCTTTATCTGATCTTACACCACAGACGAGCGACTATT CATTCGATTTCTTTACCACTAAAAACGGTTGTTTATGTAAACACAATCGACGATATATCAATATTTACGAGAATTCCGGAGACACGCTAGAAAAATACTCTAGATGCCTAGCTGAATCTTCATATATGTCGtggaattttaaaaacaa aaagatGAAGAAAAAGATCGAGATGACCCCTGATACATATGCAGCAAAATTTGCAGCCGATTTTACATATTCTGGCGATCATAATGCGTCTTCATATTATGCTGAAAACTCCAG CACGAGTAGCACAGACGATGCAACTCATCAAAAAATGGCGACATTCCCTTTTAAACCAACCCCAAGTGGAAATTTAAAAGTTCAATCCAATCAG GTAGTATTTCAGTCTTCCACAGTCGGAGTTTTGTTAGCTGATCCAACACAGGCAAAAGTTAAAGTTAAGTTTGAGGGTAAAACTACAGAAGAACTAGatgatgaattaaataatttactaactGATAATCATGATATGAAC GATGAACCGAATCTCCAACTGCAATATGGTCCCAGGAAAAGTCCTAATACGCAACTACACGTAAAAAATGTTctagaaaaaaatcttaatgaAAAGTCTCGTAcggaaacaaaaaataaagaattgatCAGCATGGGATATGGACAAATGGAAGCAATAGACTGGATGCATGTACAATTACCAAAGAAACAGGAATTATTTCAAGAATTCTATCGCAgagtacataattttat TAATACAGATTGCATTGTACACATTGGTCGTGAGGAATTTCATTGTCATTACATGGTACTTCAAATATATTCGTCATTCTTCAACACAAACACTCAAAGAGAAATAGAATTGCCCATT ACAGATTTAGAAGACCAATGTTGGTCCTTTATGGAAAACGAGACTATTTTTGATGAAGATACggcttttgttttatatagaaAAGCAAGGATCAAGAACATGACTTCTGTTATGGAATTGATG GTGCGCCGAGTCAAGAGGTTCTTTTTACCACTCGTTGCTTCAAAggattttcttaaattagaAGCTGAGGAGATATTgacgtttttgaagtcggatTATATCTGTGTGACaag TGAAATCGAGGTATTAATGGCTGGTGTAAGATGGCTGTACGGAGACTGGAACCTGCGCAAGCGCTTCTCTGTGGAAGTGATGCGATGTGTTCGCTTCGGTCTCATATCTCCATGGCAACTCGTCGACATCAAGAGGAACCCAGAGAATGCTGAGATATTGGAGATTGTCAATAATCCAGAAGTTCAACAAATGGTTGATGACGGCTTAGC ATAcgttatcataaaatattggtATGGAAacaattctaaaaactattatCATTGGATTGAAGTGTTGGGTTTATCTGAACCAGCTGAAAGAAATTGGATAGGCGAAGAAAAG AACCACGTGACGTACAAGGAGTTCCTCAAATATCTAGAACAGTTTATGGTGCCGAAAAATCAAATGTATCAACAGATGGCTATGATGCAGCCTCCAAGGAGAAGTGATGATGGGCCTG GTAGTTTTCGAGGAAAAGACCAAGATAAAATGGAAATGAGAAGGCCAAAAATAGAGATTCCCTCACCGGCTACACTGATGGGGTTGACGGACAAAGATAAGTTTCCAGGCATGAGTGATCTTTTCAATAGAAAG ATGCGAGACAGCAGTCCATCTCGATCGCCACCGGCTACAAGATCGCCTCCTCCTATGGAGAGCACTGCGCCCGCGCAAACTACAGTACATGAATCCACAAATAAACGTGAAATTGATAGAAAACAGAAGCCAACAATAGAC GAGTATAGAAACGCACAAGAATGTATAAATGCCAGCCAATATTGTCAAAAGGAAATTCAGCAAATACACGTCTGCGATATTAATACACAGATc ACAGGTCAAATTTATGATCCGCCTGAAAAAGATTCTACAGAGGAATTACAGTCAACTAACAGTGATACAACTGACACAATTGGATCCAGTGTAACAGTAAAT GATACAAGAAAGAGTCAAAAGAGACATAGCGTAGCAGCTTGTTACTTGGCTGCTGCTTTGGCAGGCAATAGAAG AGATTCCCAAAATCCTGAAAGACGTCCTCAAACAAGCAATGCAACTCGTCCTGATGTAGGGACACGGCCACTGACGtcacaaaatattatcagCCCTGAAGCATCTCTGTTCAATCAGTCAAAGGAATCACTTGCTAGAGCTAATAT GAATAAATTGTCAACATCCATACTGGGTCCatccaataaaaattacatcatTGATGGATCTCTGTTTAATTGGGATCGTGAGACTGTCCTGGTGTTCGGAGGGATCGATCCACATACATCGTATGGGGTCACAGGAAATACTGGGAAGGATATTTACAG ATTTGATCCTGTAACAAATGCTTGGGAATATGTAGGCGAATTGCCCGAACCAAGGCATCATCATTCGGTTGCTTTTTTACGTGGACGGGTTTTTCTAGTTG GTGGTGCTGATCCTCGTGAAGACGATTTACGTGGTAAATCGGTAGTCGTATCAACAGTGTGGAGCTATGAACCGGTCACAAGGTCTTGGTACAGTGAATCAGGACTTGCAATACCAAGGAAAAACTTTGGTCTAGTTGTTCATAAGATGGCTTTGTATGCAATTGGAGGGCAAGATAAAAAGGGCAG AGTACTAAGATCAGTTGAGAAGTTCGATCCAAAGACGGGATCTTGGAGTGAGGTCCGTTCCATGGGGGTGGCGCGGATGGCAGTCGCAGCTGTCAAGTACAGAGAGTACATATGGGTGGCGGGCGGCATGACTGGCGAGAAGAAGAAACCCGTGTGCAAGATTGTGGAGTGCTATAATTCGAAGACGAATGA ATGGACGGAAATCCATAGTCTTCGTTTCCCAAGATGCTTTGCTACATTATTTTCCATGAATGACAAGCTGTATATTGTAGGTGGAGCCGGAAAAATATCCGATAAG GATAAAACACCCAGTAGTGTTGGAGACATTGATGTATGGGATTGGAAGGATCGACAGTGGAAGCAAGAAACTGAGATGTCCATACCGAGGCATGGACACGCACTTGCTTATTTGGGCACACAGCTCATTATTATTG GTGGTGTAACAACAATTTATATGCGGGCCCTAAGCAATGTGGAGTCATTTTGCTGCGAGCGTAGAGCCTGGATTCGAGGAGTGGCGTCTCTACCATCACCTCTCTCTGGCCACGGCGCAGTTACTTTACCCCCGGCGTCACTgatgtaa
- the LOC123691345 gene encoding uncharacterized protein LOC123691345 isoform X5, protein MRVYILAFDFFTTKNGCLCKHNRRYINIYENSGDTLEKYSRCLAESSYMSWNFKNKKMKKKIEMTPDTYAAKFAADFTYSGDHNASSYYAENSSTSSTDDATHQKMATFPFKPTPSGNLKVQSNQVVFQSSTVGVLLADPTQAKVKVKFEGKTTEELDDELNNLLTDNHDMNDEPNLQLQYGPRKSPNTQLHVKNVLEKNLNEKSRTETKNKELISMGYGQMEAIDWMHVQLPKKQELFQEFYRRVHNFINTDCIVHIGREEFHCHYMVLQIYSSFFNTNTQREIELPISNVKPDAFHTIYEWMIYSGSESNKLLKRENILDLYSAAQYLAIKDLEDQCWSFMENETIFDEDTAFVLYRKARIKNMTSVMELMVRRVKRFFLPLVASKDFLKLEAEEILTFLKSDYICVTSEIEVLMAGVRWLYGDWNLRKRFSVEVMRCVRFGLISPWQLVDIKRNPENAEILEIVNNPEVQQMVDDGLAYVIIKYWYGNNSKNYYHWIEVLGLSEPAERNWIGEEKNHVTYKEFLKYLEQFMVPKNQMYQQMAMMQPPRRSDDGPGSFRGKDQDKMEMRRPKIEIPSPATLMGLTDKDKFPGMSDLFNRKMRDSSPSRSPPATRSPPPMESTAPAQTTVHESTNKREIDRKQKPTIDEYRNAQECINASQYCQKEIQQIHVCDINTQITGQIYDPPEKDSTEELQSTNSDTTDTIGSSVTVNDTRKSQKRHSVAACYLAAALAGNRRDSQNPERRPQTSNATRPDVGTRPLTSQNIISPEASLFNQSKESLARANMNKLSTSILGPSNKNYIIDGSLFNWDRETVLVFGGIDPHTSYGVTGNTGKDIYRFDPVTNAWEYVGELPEPRHHHSVAFLRGRVFLVGGADPREDDLRGKSVVVSTVWSYEPVTRSWYSESGLAIPRKNFGLVVHKMALYAIGGQDKKGRVLRSVEKFDPKTGSWSEVRSMGVARMAVAAVKYREYIWVAGGMTGEKKKPVCKIVECYNSKTNEWTEIHSLRFPRCFATLFSMNDKLYIVGGAGKISDKDKTPSSVGDIDVWDWKDRQWKQETEMSIPRHGHALAYLGTQLIIIGGVTTIYMRALSNVESFCCERRAWIRGVASLPSPLSGHGAVTLPPASLM, encoded by the exons ATGCGTGTTTACATTTTAGCATTCGATTTCTTTACCACTAAAAACGGTTGTTTATGTAAACACAATCGACGATATATCAATATTTACGAGAATTCCGGAGACACGCTAGAAAAATACTCTAGATGCCTAGCTGAATCTTCATATATGTCGtggaattttaaaaacaa aaagatGAAGAAAAAGATCGAGATGACCCCTGATACATATGCAGCAAAATTTGCAGCCGATTTTACATATTCTGGCGATCATAATGCGTCTTCATATTATGCTGAAAACTCCAG CACGAGTAGCACAGACGATGCAACTCATCAAAAAATGGCGACATTCCCTTTTAAACCAACCCCAAGTGGAAATTTAAAAGTTCAATCCAATCAG GTAGTATTTCAGTCTTCCACAGTCGGAGTTTTGTTAGCTGATCCAACACAGGCAAAAGTTAAAGTTAAGTTTGAGGGTAAAACTACAGAAGAACTAGatgatgaattaaataatttactaactGATAATCATGATATGAAC GATGAACCGAATCTCCAACTGCAATATGGTCCCAGGAAAAGTCCTAATACGCAACTACACGTAAAAAATGTTctagaaaaaaatcttaatgaAAAGTCTCGTAcggaaacaaaaaataaagaattgatCAGCATGGGATATGGACAAATGGAAGCAATAGACTGGATGCATGTACAATTACCAAAGAAACAGGAATTATTTCAAGAATTCTATCGCAgagtacataattttat TAATACAGATTGCATTGTACACATTGGTCGTGAGGAATTTCATTGTCATTACATGGTACTTCAAATATATTCGTCATTCTTCAACACAAACACTCAAAGAGAAATAGAATTGCCCATT AGTAATGTAAAGCCAGATGCCTTTCACACTATTTATGAATGGATGATATACAGTGGTTCTGAAAGCAATAAGTTGTTAaaaagagaaaatattttagatttatattCAGCTGCTCAGTATTTAGCAATAAAAG ATTTAGAAGACCAATGTTGGTCCTTTATGGAAAACGAGACTATTTTTGATGAAGATACggcttttgttttatatagaaAAGCAAGGATCAAGAACATGACTTCTGTTATGGAATTGATG GTGCGCCGAGTCAAGAGGTTCTTTTTACCACTCGTTGCTTCAAAggattttcttaaattagaAGCTGAGGAGATATTgacgtttttgaagtcggatTATATCTGTGTGACaag TGAAATCGAGGTATTAATGGCTGGTGTAAGATGGCTGTACGGAGACTGGAACCTGCGCAAGCGCTTCTCTGTGGAAGTGATGCGATGTGTTCGCTTCGGTCTCATATCTCCATGGCAACTCGTCGACATCAAGAGGAACCCAGAGAATGCTGAGATATTGGAGATTGTCAATAATCCAGAAGTTCAACAAATGGTTGATGACGGCTTAGC ATAcgttatcataaaatattggtATGGAAacaattctaaaaactattatCATTGGATTGAAGTGTTGGGTTTATCTGAACCAGCTGAAAGAAATTGGATAGGCGAAGAAAAG AACCACGTGACGTACAAGGAGTTCCTCAAATATCTAGAACAGTTTATGGTGCCGAAAAATCAAATGTATCAACAGATGGCTATGATGCAGCCTCCAAGGAGAAGTGATGATGGGCCTG GTAGTTTTCGAGGAAAAGACCAAGATAAAATGGAAATGAGAAGGCCAAAAATAGAGATTCCCTCACCGGCTACACTGATGGGGTTGACGGACAAAGATAAGTTTCCAGGCATGAGTGATCTTTTCAATAGAAAG ATGCGAGACAGCAGTCCATCTCGATCGCCACCGGCTACAAGATCGCCTCCTCCTATGGAGAGCACTGCGCCCGCGCAAACTACAGTACATGAATCCACAAATAAACGTGAAATTGATAGAAAACAGAAGCCAACAATAGAC GAGTATAGAAACGCACAAGAATGTATAAATGCCAGCCAATATTGTCAAAAGGAAATTCAGCAAATACACGTCTGCGATATTAATACACAGATc ACAGGTCAAATTTATGATCCGCCTGAAAAAGATTCTACAGAGGAATTACAGTCAACTAACAGTGATACAACTGACACAATTGGATCCAGTGTAACAGTAAAT GATACAAGAAAGAGTCAAAAGAGACATAGCGTAGCAGCTTGTTACTTGGCTGCTGCTTTGGCAGGCAATAGAAG AGATTCCCAAAATCCTGAAAGACGTCCTCAAACAAGCAATGCAACTCGTCCTGATGTAGGGACACGGCCACTGACGtcacaaaatattatcagCCCTGAAGCATCTCTGTTCAATCAGTCAAAGGAATCACTTGCTAGAGCTAATAT GAATAAATTGTCAACATCCATACTGGGTCCatccaataaaaattacatcatTGATGGATCTCTGTTTAATTGGGATCGTGAGACTGTCCTGGTGTTCGGAGGGATCGATCCACATACATCGTATGGGGTCACAGGAAATACTGGGAAGGATATTTACAG ATTTGATCCTGTAACAAATGCTTGGGAATATGTAGGCGAATTGCCCGAACCAAGGCATCATCATTCGGTTGCTTTTTTACGTGGACGGGTTTTTCTAGTTG GTGGTGCTGATCCTCGTGAAGACGATTTACGTGGTAAATCGGTAGTCGTATCAACAGTGTGGAGCTATGAACCGGTCACAAGGTCTTGGTACAGTGAATCAGGACTTGCAATACCAAGGAAAAACTTTGGTCTAGTTGTTCATAAGATGGCTTTGTATGCAATTGGAGGGCAAGATAAAAAGGGCAG AGTACTAAGATCAGTTGAGAAGTTCGATCCAAAGACGGGATCTTGGAGTGAGGTCCGTTCCATGGGGGTGGCGCGGATGGCAGTCGCAGCTGTCAAGTACAGAGAGTACATATGGGTGGCGGGCGGCATGACTGGCGAGAAGAAGAAACCCGTGTGCAAGATTGTGGAGTGCTATAATTCGAAGACGAATGA ATGGACGGAAATCCATAGTCTTCGTTTCCCAAGATGCTTTGCTACATTATTTTCCATGAATGACAAGCTGTATATTGTAGGTGGAGCCGGAAAAATATCCGATAAG GATAAAACACCCAGTAGTGTTGGAGACATTGATGTATGGGATTGGAAGGATCGACAGTGGAAGCAAGAAACTGAGATGTCCATACCGAGGCATGGACACGCACTTGCTTATTTGGGCACACAGCTCATTATTATTG GTGGTGTAACAACAATTTATATGCGGGCCCTAAGCAATGTGGAGTCATTTTGCTGCGAGCGTAGAGCCTGGATTCGAGGAGTGGCGTCTCTACCATCACCTCTCTCTGGCCACGGCGCAGTTACTTTACCCCCGGCGTCACTgatgtaa
- the LOC123691345 gene encoding uncharacterized protein LOC123691345 isoform X6, whose translation MSWNFKNKKMKKKIEMTPDTYAAKFAADFTYSGDHNASSYYAENSSTSSTDDATHQKMATFPFKPTPSGNLKVQSNQVVFQSSTVGVLLADPTQAKVKVKFEGKTTEELDDELNNLLTDNHDMNDEPNLQLQYGPRKSPNTQLHVKNVLEKNLNEKSRTETKNKELISMGYGQMEAIDWMHVQLPKKQELFQEFYRRVHNFINTDCIVHIGREEFHCHYMVLQIYSSFFNTNTQREIELPISNVKPDAFHTIYEWMIYSGSESNKLLKRENILDLYSAAQYLAIKDLEDQCWSFMENETIFDEDTAFVLYRKARIKNMTSVMELMVRRVKRFFLPLVASKDFLKLEAEEILTFLKSDYICVTSEIEVLMAGVRWLYGDWNLRKRFSVEVMRCVRFGLISPWQLVDIKRNPENAEILEIVNNPEVQQMVDDGLAYVIIKYWYGNNSKNYYHWIEVLGLSEPAERNWIGEEKNHVTYKEFLKYLEQFMVPKNQMYQQMAMMQPPRRSDDGPGSFRGKDQDKMEMRRPKIEIPSPATLMGLTDKDKFPGMSDLFNRKMRDSSPSRSPPATRSPPPMESTAPAQTTVHESTNKREIDRKQKPTIDEYRNAQECINASQYCQKEIQQIHVCDINTQITGQIYDPPEKDSTEELQSTNSDTTDTIGSSVTVNDTRKSQKRHSVAACYLAAALAGNRRDSQNPERRPQTSNATRPDVGTRPLTSQNIISPEASLFNQSKESLARANMNKLSTSILGPSNKNYIIDGSLFNWDRETVLVFGGIDPHTSYGVTGNTGKDIYRFDPVTNAWEYVGELPEPRHHHSVAFLRGRVFLVGGADPREDDLRGKSVVVSTVWSYEPVTRSWYSESGLAIPRKNFGLVVHKMALYAIGGQDKKGRVLRSVEKFDPKTGSWSEVRSMGVARMAVAAVKYREYIWVAGGMTGEKKKPVCKIVECYNSKTNEWTEIHSLRFPRCFATLFSMNDKLYIVGGAGKISDKDKTPSSVGDIDVWDWKDRQWKQETEMSIPRHGHALAYLGTQLIIIGGVTTIYMRALSNVESFCCERRAWIRGVASLPSPLSGHGAVTLPPASLM comes from the exons ATGTCGtggaattttaaaaacaa aaagatGAAGAAAAAGATCGAGATGACCCCTGATACATATGCAGCAAAATTTGCAGCCGATTTTACATATTCTGGCGATCATAATGCGTCTTCATATTATGCTGAAAACTCCAG CACGAGTAGCACAGACGATGCAACTCATCAAAAAATGGCGACATTCCCTTTTAAACCAACCCCAAGTGGAAATTTAAAAGTTCAATCCAATCAG GTAGTATTTCAGTCTTCCACAGTCGGAGTTTTGTTAGCTGATCCAACACAGGCAAAAGTTAAAGTTAAGTTTGAGGGTAAAACTACAGAAGAACTAGatgatgaattaaataatttactaactGATAATCATGATATGAAC GATGAACCGAATCTCCAACTGCAATATGGTCCCAGGAAAAGTCCTAATACGCAACTACACGTAAAAAATGTTctagaaaaaaatcttaatgaAAAGTCTCGTAcggaaacaaaaaataaagaattgatCAGCATGGGATATGGACAAATGGAAGCAATAGACTGGATGCATGTACAATTACCAAAGAAACAGGAATTATTTCAAGAATTCTATCGCAgagtacataattttat TAATACAGATTGCATTGTACACATTGGTCGTGAGGAATTTCATTGTCATTACATGGTACTTCAAATATATTCGTCATTCTTCAACACAAACACTCAAAGAGAAATAGAATTGCCCATT AGTAATGTAAAGCCAGATGCCTTTCACACTATTTATGAATGGATGATATACAGTGGTTCTGAAAGCAATAAGTTGTTAaaaagagaaaatattttagatttatattCAGCTGCTCAGTATTTAGCAATAAAAG ATTTAGAAGACCAATGTTGGTCCTTTATGGAAAACGAGACTATTTTTGATGAAGATACggcttttgttttatatagaaAAGCAAGGATCAAGAACATGACTTCTGTTATGGAATTGATG GTGCGCCGAGTCAAGAGGTTCTTTTTACCACTCGTTGCTTCAAAggattttcttaaattagaAGCTGAGGAGATATTgacgtttttgaagtcggatTATATCTGTGTGACaag TGAAATCGAGGTATTAATGGCTGGTGTAAGATGGCTGTACGGAGACTGGAACCTGCGCAAGCGCTTCTCTGTGGAAGTGATGCGATGTGTTCGCTTCGGTCTCATATCTCCATGGCAACTCGTCGACATCAAGAGGAACCCAGAGAATGCTGAGATATTGGAGATTGTCAATAATCCAGAAGTTCAACAAATGGTTGATGACGGCTTAGC ATAcgttatcataaaatattggtATGGAAacaattctaaaaactattatCATTGGATTGAAGTGTTGGGTTTATCTGAACCAGCTGAAAGAAATTGGATAGGCGAAGAAAAG AACCACGTGACGTACAAGGAGTTCCTCAAATATCTAGAACAGTTTATGGTGCCGAAAAATCAAATGTATCAACAGATGGCTATGATGCAGCCTCCAAGGAGAAGTGATGATGGGCCTG GTAGTTTTCGAGGAAAAGACCAAGATAAAATGGAAATGAGAAGGCCAAAAATAGAGATTCCCTCACCGGCTACACTGATGGGGTTGACGGACAAAGATAAGTTTCCAGGCATGAGTGATCTTTTCAATAGAAAG ATGCGAGACAGCAGTCCATCTCGATCGCCACCGGCTACAAGATCGCCTCCTCCTATGGAGAGCACTGCGCCCGCGCAAACTACAGTACATGAATCCACAAATAAACGTGAAATTGATAGAAAACAGAAGCCAACAATAGAC GAGTATAGAAACGCACAAGAATGTATAAATGCCAGCCAATATTGTCAAAAGGAAATTCAGCAAATACACGTCTGCGATATTAATACACAGATc ACAGGTCAAATTTATGATCCGCCTGAAAAAGATTCTACAGAGGAATTACAGTCAACTAACAGTGATACAACTGACACAATTGGATCCAGTGTAACAGTAAAT GATACAAGAAAGAGTCAAAAGAGACATAGCGTAGCAGCTTGTTACTTGGCTGCTGCTTTGGCAGGCAATAGAAG AGATTCCCAAAATCCTGAAAGACGTCCTCAAACAAGCAATGCAACTCGTCCTGATGTAGGGACACGGCCACTGACGtcacaaaatattatcagCCCTGAAGCATCTCTGTTCAATCAGTCAAAGGAATCACTTGCTAGAGCTAATAT GAATAAATTGTCAACATCCATACTGGGTCCatccaataaaaattacatcatTGATGGATCTCTGTTTAATTGGGATCGTGAGACTGTCCTGGTGTTCGGAGGGATCGATCCACATACATCGTATGGGGTCACAGGAAATACTGGGAAGGATATTTACAG ATTTGATCCTGTAACAAATGCTTGGGAATATGTAGGCGAATTGCCCGAACCAAGGCATCATCATTCGGTTGCTTTTTTACGTGGACGGGTTTTTCTAGTTG GTGGTGCTGATCCTCGTGAAGACGATTTACGTGGTAAATCGGTAGTCGTATCAACAGTGTGGAGCTATGAACCGGTCACAAGGTCTTGGTACAGTGAATCAGGACTTGCAATACCAAGGAAAAACTTTGGTCTAGTTGTTCATAAGATGGCTTTGTATGCAATTGGAGGGCAAGATAAAAAGGGCAG AGTACTAAGATCAGTTGAGAAGTTCGATCCAAAGACGGGATCTTGGAGTGAGGTCCGTTCCATGGGGGTGGCGCGGATGGCAGTCGCAGCTGTCAAGTACAGAGAGTACATATGGGTGGCGGGCGGCATGACTGGCGAGAAGAAGAAACCCGTGTGCAAGATTGTGGAGTGCTATAATTCGAAGACGAATGA ATGGACGGAAATCCATAGTCTTCGTTTCCCAAGATGCTTTGCTACATTATTTTCCATGAATGACAAGCTGTATATTGTAGGTGGAGCCGGAAAAATATCCGATAAG GATAAAACACCCAGTAGTGTTGGAGACATTGATGTATGGGATTGGAAGGATCGACAGTGGAAGCAAGAAACTGAGATGTCCATACCGAGGCATGGACACGCACTTGCTTATTTGGGCACACAGCTCATTATTATTG GTGGTGTAACAACAATTTATATGCGGGCCCTAAGCAATGTGGAGTCATTTTGCTGCGAGCGTAGAGCCTGGATTCGAGGAGTGGCGTCTCTACCATCACCTCTCTCTGGCCACGGCGCAGTTACTTTACCCCCGGCGTCACTgatgtaa